CTTTTTTACTATATGTCCTTATAATTAATTGGTCATTGACCGAGGCTCAAATACTTTACATGCCGAGAAATATTAAAGAAGCAATTCAAAAAGGAACTCGTTCGCCTGATGGCAAACCGGGTAAAAATTATTGGCAAAATTTTGCGAGATACAATATCCGGCTGACCATTAATCCACCTGACCGGGTGATAAACGGCACAGAAGATATAGTCTATATTAATAACAGCCCTGACACACTTAGTAGTCTGGTATTTAAATTAATCCTGAACTGTCACCTTGCCGGAGCTATAAGACAATTTCCTGCCGATTCAGCTTATCTTTCATCCGGAATAAATATTGACAGGTATATAGAAAACAATGTTGTAAAAAAATGGGAAGTTGGGAATGGTACTTTTCAGGAGGTCAATTTCGATTTACCACTATTACCGCATGATTCAGTGAAACTGTCAATGGACTGGCATTACGATATCACACCCAAAGGAAATCGGGAAGGCCTGATAGATTCGACAACCTTTTTCCTCGCTTATTTTTACCCCCGTCTAGCTGTCTTTGACGATTATAACGGGTGGGACAATACAAATTTTACGGAAGCACAGGAATTCTATAACGATTTTAATGATTATTTGTTAACTATAGAAGTGCCTGAAAATTATTGTGTATGGGCAACGGGTGATTTACTGAATCCGGAGGAAGTGCTTCGACCTGTTCAAGTGAAACGATTGAAAGAGTCGATGACGTCTGATTCAACTATTCATGTTGCGAGTCTTCATGATTTGATTTCAAAAAATGTTACCGCACAAAAAGTAAGGAATACCTGGAAGTGGAGAGCCGATTATGTTTCGGATATGGCTGTTGTTATCAGCGATCATTTTGCATGGGATGCGTCGAGTGTGATAGTGGATGATGCCACGCACAGGCGTGCAAGTGTCCAGGCCGTCTATAATGATACTGCAAAAGATTTTCATCACATGGTTGAATATGGAAGGCAAGCCCTTGACTGGCTTTCCCATAAGTGGCCCGGCATGCCATATCCGTATCA
The window above is part of the Chitinophagales bacterium genome. Proteins encoded here:
- a CDS encoding M1 family metallopeptidase, whose translation is MKKSFLLYVLIINWSLTEAQILYMPRNIKEAIQKGTRSPDGKPGKNYWQNFARYNIRLTINPPDRVINGTEDIVYINNSPDTLSSLVFKLILNCHLAGAIRQFPADSAYLSSGINIDRYIENNVVKKWEVGNGTFQEVNFDLPLLPHDSVKLSMDWHYDITPKGNREGLIDSTTFFLAYFYPRLAVFDDYNGWDNTNFTEAQEFYNDFNDYLLTIEVPENYCVWATGDLLNPEEVLRPVQVKRLKESMTSDSTIHVASLHDLISKNVTAQKVRNTWKWRADYVSDMAVVISDHFAWDASSVIVDDATHRRASVQAVYNDTAKDFHHMVEYGRQALDWLSHKWPGMPYPYQKITVVQGYYDMEYPMLVNDNSFEDLTFARFVAEHEIAHTWFPFYTGINETRYGFMDEGWATTFEYLISVDILGGSAAANFFKKFRIGPWIKNTLAETDLPVITPGNVLSGMPLSINEYGKAALGYLAIKDFLGDTVFKKCLIEFIDRWHGKHPTPWDMFYTFNNISGKNLNWFWSNWFFSNNFLDLSIQSVKVSSGKIAVSIKNIGGFVSPVDIIVSYSDGTAHSFHETPDMWMHHPEAALVKISAKKQVQSVRLDGGIFMDADETNNTWKVK